The region GAGGGATTTAAGGACCTTTAGGCTAGACGGAGAGGAGACTGGAGCAGAGGCCTGAGCTCGAGGCCCTAGCGAGGGCAGGGTCCGGGCGGTGGGAGTGGAGAGCGGAGAAATCCTGGGGTTGAGAAGGCAGGTGGGCGGTGCAGGGGTGGAGAAGGAGGCgaggcttatttttaaatttaagctgGTGGGGTTGGGTGTCCCTTTTTTGTCTGGGACAGAATGCCCTTGGGGCTCCCCTGGGCGGTAACCGCACACGTATATATAAGGGCGTATGAGCCCCGCCCCAGAGCTCCACCCCTCCAGTCTGGACCTTTTCCACCCCGGAATCCCCACCCCCGCGCCACGCGCGCACGCAGACTTCAGAACGCTGCAGTTCAGGCCAGATGTTTATTCTGAGCccaggtgggagggtgggaggaggagcaAGAGGGGGCGCGGGGCGCAGGGATCTTAGTCCCATCGAGTCTCAGGTCCTGGCGGGCCTGGTCCAAGGCTGTGGCTGGTATGTCTCTGGACCCTGTTGGGGGCGCGCTATCTCTGGAGAGGGGCGACTCAGGCTGAGCAGGGTAGAGGACGCTACGGCAGGTCACCCCCTTCCCAACCGATCATTGGCCGCCCCATCAGTCTGTGTGCCGGGGTGAGGGTGGGTGCTAGGTCTGAAACCCGAATTCTCCTTGCCTAGTGTGCCTGTCTGAGGTGTTGAGGTCCTTTCTTACGACACTAAGCCCTCAGTCGGCCGCGAGTCACCCACTACGTGATTTctaatcccagctccaccaaatTTTGTGATCTTTGGCAAGTTAATTTCAGAGCGTGtctcatttttaaatatctattatgGGGATTATAGGAGTATCTACCTGAAGCTTGTTACAAGGATTAATATGCGTAAAACATTTGGTACTCCGCCTGGCAGAGAGAACGCGCTATGAAGAGTCATTatcacctccctcctccatccGTCCTACCGGCCCCAGGTTACactccccctcttccctccccccaacactTACCTGCCTCACTGGGGCCTGCTGGGCGGGGGGCCGCTGGGCGAGGCTGTCGGGGGCGGGCCGGGGGGCAGGGGCGCTGGAGAGGAAAGGCAGTCTGAGGAGTAGGGGTTGCTGCGCGCTGGGCCGGGGCAAGGTCGCCCCCTGGGGGGCTGCTGCAGGCGTAGCGGAAGCAGGTCTAGGGATGGTCAGGCCCGAGCAGGCTGGGATCGCCGCGACCAGGGGTCCGGACGCGTGGGAATAGGCTGGGGGCCAGGCGGAAATCCCGGCGGACGCAGGTTGGTACCTGAGTGAGCGCAGACGAGGCCGAGCCCGGCGGCCAGAGCGGCGCCCAGCACGAAGGCGGCCAACACAAGTGCTACCACCGGCGCGGGCTCTAGGACCCCCGGGGCCGGCGCGGGAGGCTCGGGTCGCACGGCTCTGCCGGGGACGCCCTTGGGTGGCCCTGTGAGGAGTACAACGCAGAGACTGGGCTCATGCCTCAGATGtcctccccatcccccttcccgACCCCAGAGAGCCCCGCTGAGGACTACTGCGTGCTCACTGGGGGGCAGCCGCGGCACCGTGACCACGATGGGCTGCGTCAGCGTGTGCAGGTGAGGGCTGTCGGCACCCAGACTCTCATCGCGGCCACTGCCGGCGCCCGCGCACGCCTCATCCCGAGGCAGacactgggaggagggggaggcaagAGGCGGGGACGTCAGGGCCCCGGCTCCAGGGGCGGGTCCCCAGGGCTCCCAAGAGATCTAGGCGTCCAGCACTATATTGCAACCAGGTGTCGCAATACTAGACCCCTGGAAATTCGGCCCCTTCGGACGCCCCTGAGACCCAGTGCCTACTCCCAGTTTCGAGGTACCTCCGCCCCCAGGTCCAAAAGCTCCCAGACCCTCAGATCCCCAAACCCTAAGAGGCTTCTCCCTCAGATGCCAGAGGCTCTTGTGCCCAGCCCCGATGGGCCCGGGCGCCCAGATTCCCCGCCCCGTGCCCGAGCACCGGCGACGGTGGAGACAGCGTCAGAGGCGCAGGCGTCTGGCGGGCTCCCCGGAGGCGGCGGCAGCGGCTCAGCTGGCAGTGCAGGAACTGCACAGAGGCGTTGAAGACCGGGCGCAGGCGGAAGCTGAAGCGCGCGGGGCGAGGGGCACCTGGGAGCGGCCGCGGTGGCGGGAAGGTGACCGAGGAGTCGGCGGAACAGCCCCCGCGCAGCAGCGCCAGGGCGGGGCCCGGGGTCTGGCGTGAGGATGGTGTCACCCAGCAGCGGTGCAGGGCCATGCCCCAGCGCGGGGAGGGACGGGCCAGGGCCGCCTGGGGGGCGGGGTCGCGGTCAGGGTTGGCTGCCCCCACCGGCTGCCACCCGGCCTCGGTGAGCCCCGCGCCCGTACCTGCACGAACACGCGGCTGTCAGCCGGGACCTCCAACGGCCCCGCGCGGCGCGGGAAGGCGTCCTCCGCGTCCGACAGCTCCAGACTGAAAAGGGGTCGGCGCAGCCTGGGCCCTGGCGCCGCGCGGAACGGGGACACTGGCAGGGAGAAAGGGTGGCACAGGGGAAGGAGGATGCGCTGTCCCTTAGGCCCCCTTGGCAAGTGAGCCAGCCTCGCCTCCACTGCCTACTTTGGAAAATGGTTGCAGTTGCGGTGGAGGATTCACCCGCGCTCGGCTCCGCGCTTCCCACCGCCAGCCGTAAAGCAGCTGGGATGTACCCGCTGGAGACCTGGGGGacatcccagcccagcccctgagcCTGGGCGCAAAGCTGCGCCTTCCTGGGGAGGAGCCCCCTTCCCAGACCTCTACTTCACCATCCCCAGTGAGCGAGGGAATCCCTGGCCCGGAAGGGGTCGAGGGGCACCTGATGGTGGAGGGTCAGCCTGGGTAAGGTCAAAGGCCCTCCCCTTCTGGAGTCTGAACCCCCCGCTCATCCACCGAGGACCAGGGGCTCCTCTGGGGTCACAGCAGGGCCGTTTGGGGGGAGGGTGCTGGCCCCATTCTTGCCTTTCTAAGGGGAGGGAAGAATAGCAAGGCGCTCTCCCCCAAGCCCTTTGGGCATCGTGGAGGCCCAGCCCGGGGCCTTTTCCCTTTGTCAGTGTTCCTCACTCACTCGCAGGCTGAGGGCAGCATCGGCAAAGGGTAGAGGCACAGGGGAGCCTCCACTGGGGTGTGTgatcacacacacatgcaccacaCTGACAAAGACCTCTGCCTTAAGGAGGCGCTCAGCTGGGGTCCTCATCAAAGGATGTTCTCAAATGTCCAGAATTACCGGCACAGACACTCCCTAAAAGCATTGGCGCAGACTGCTCCCCTCCCACAGCCCTTGGTCTCACCTGGCTGCTGGGACTTCGAAGAAGTTGGGGATCCCAGAGAACCTGGAAAACGGGGGACGGTGCggaccccacctcccacccacccccgttCCCCCAGGCGGGGTGGATGAGAGGGTGCACTGAGAAAGAGTAACACGGGAGTTGGGGTGTGCTGGGCCACGTCCCCTTGCCTGTACATACCAGCTGACTCGCTGGGCAAGGTGGTCATCCCTGGGAGCAGGGCCAGCAGCAGGATAGCGGTGCCCAGCATGCTGGACCGGCTGAGGCAGCACTGGGCCAGGCAGGCGGGCAGGCGGCTCTGGCCTTGGCTGGGGGGCC is a window of Globicephala melas chromosome 3, mGloMel1.2, whole genome shotgun sequence DNA encoding:
- the TGFBR3L gene encoding transforming growth factor-beta receptor type 3-like protein, with the protein product MSAHQCTAPAPCLPKWPPSQGQSRLPACLAQCCLSRSSMLGTAILLLALLPGMTTLPSESAVSPFRAAPGPRLRRPLFSLELSDAEDAFPRRAGPLEVPADSRVFVQAALARPSPRWGMALHRCWVTPSSRQTPGPALALLRGGCSADSSVTFPPPRPLPGAPRPARFSFRLRPVFNASVQFLHCQLSRCRRLRGARQTPAPLTLSPPSPPLRCLPRDEACAGAGSGRDESLGADSPHLHTLTQPIVVTVPRLPPRPPKGVPGRAVRPEPPAPAPGVLEPAPVVALVLAAFVLGAALAAGLGLVCAHSAPLPPGPPPTASPSGPPPSRPQ